One part of the Ziziphus jujuba cultivar Dongzao chromosome 2, ASM3175591v1 genome encodes these proteins:
- the LOC107407499 gene encoding uncharacterized protein LOC107407499 — protein MAEVTYLHLHEVEDDTHHPDPALSLDSIPYYDFDLYSSYPEFPPSDPSLHAHSTFHEDDLLSQHESTIHIRSLEDDVSEAGSIANADLLDRENQVNFVMDLFQQRVEQSQVMGHSDFSSEALNDSSFGVIEGNCDVDMDGLDLDLGLGLGIDFGVERHCLDVDNDDDEEDGFFVGRRVSGSESGEGPSSIGGVEPFSSCVRLVGFGSDSDEEDNGVIGIDLHSEDEYGMDRLHENNDDDTSIPLCWDSLQLEDHRETNEDFEWEEVDGRLDERDVFSMFIEADTEGSVSVSVSHVTGPEEEVSVERVRGLGNLEWEVLLNANHLDTNPEIDHDYETYLNFGDHDDYIYAADYGMLFGQFAENENVLMGRPPASKTVVENLPSVVLTKEDMENNDAICAVCKDDISIGEQAKQLPCSHRYHGDCIVPWLGIRNTCPVCRYELPTDDANYERRRTQRADSVL, from the coding sequence ATGGCGGAGGTCACCTACCTTCACCTCCACGAAGTAGAGGACGATACACACCACCCAGATCCAGCCCTTTCCCTCGACTCCATTCCCTACTACGATTTCGACCTCTACTCCTCCTATCCCGAATTCCCACCTTCCGATCCCTCCCTCCATGCCCATTCTACCTTCCATGAAGATGACCTTTTATCACAGCACGAATCCACTATTCACATAAGGTCGTTGGAAGACGACGTTTCGGAGGCCGGCTCGATCGCCAACGCCGATCTCTTGGACCGCGAGAACCAGGTGAATTTCGTGATGGATCTGTTCCAGCAGCGAGTCGAGCAGTCTCAGGTAATGGGTCATAGTGATTTTTCATCTGAAGCTCTAAACGATTCGAGCTTTGGGGTTATTGAGGGAAATTGCGATGTCGATATGGATGGTTTGGACTTGGATTTAGGGTTGGGGTTAGGAATAGATTTTGGAGTGGAGAGGCATTGTTTGGATGtggataatgatgatgatgaagaagatggtTTCTTTGTGGGAAGGAGGGTTTCTGGCTCTGAGTCTGGTGAGGGACCGTCTTCCATAGGTGGGGTGGAACCCTTTTCGAGCTGTGTTCGGCTTGTTGGGTTTGGTTCCGATTCAGATGAGGAGGATAATGGGGTTATTGGGATTGATTTGCATTCGGAGGATGAGTATGGGATGGATCGTTTACACGagaataatgatgatgatacgAGCATTCCGCTTTGTTGGGATTCGCTTCAATTAGAGGATCATAGAGAAACGAATGAAGATTTTGAGTGGGAAGAAGTAGATGGTCGCCTTGATGAGAGGGATGTTTTTAGCATGTTTATCGAAGCTGATACTGAGGGATCTGTTTCTGTTTCAGTGTCACATGTAACTGGTCCTGAAGAGGAGGTTAGTGTGGAGAGGGTGCGAGGTCTGGGGAATTTGGAGTGGGAAGTTCTGTTGAATGCCAATCATTTGGATACCAACCCGGAAATAGACCATGATTACGAAACCTACTTAAATTTCGGTGATCATGATGATTATATTTATGCTGCGGACTATGGCATGTTGTTTGGGCAATTTGCAGAGAATGAAAATGTTTTGATGGGTCGACCTCCTGCATCCAAAACTGTTGTCGAAAATCTGCCTTCGGTAGTTTTAACTAAGGAGGATATGGAGAATAATGATGCAATTTGTGCTGTTTGCAAGGATGATATTTCTATAGGGGAGCAAGCAAAGCAGCTGCCATGTTCTCATCGTTATCATGGTGATTGCATTGTTCCATGGCTCGGCATTCGGAATACATGCCCTGTATGTCGTTATGAATTGCCGACTGATGATGCTAACTATGAGCGTAGGAGAACACAGAGGGCTGACAGTGTCCTGTAA